The region AAATGACCGGGCTGTCTGTCCGCACCATAAACGAATTAGTGAATAATAAGACATTGCGGATTCCTGTAAGGGCATTAGAACGAATCGCTTTCGTATTGGAAATAACGAATATAAGCGAATTATTGACGATTGTTGACGATGATAAGGACGATGGGAACGGTGTATAGGGCAACGTTGGTGTCTCCGTCTATTCATCCGTCCTTCCCTTCATTGCGGAAGATTCCCTACTGCTGCCTCCCGCAGGAGTCTCCGACCCCCGTCCTTTTAAAATTTTGTACGCAAATTGTTAACGCCAGCAGTCGGGAGTTGTCAGAATAGTACCCCGGGTATAAACTGTTTAAAATGTTCAGAATAATATATGCAAATAAAACAGTTTATCTACTGATTAATGTTCGTTTTTAACGTAATCCCAACGTCAAGTACCGCCATGTCGCAATACCCCTTTTAAACGGAAGTGTTATCCGTTTTGTTTCATGTTTGTTTCATGTTTGTTTCATGCTTCTCTTATCCTTCGTCATCCTTGTCCTATTGCTTTCCCTGTTACTCAACCCTTCAAGTCGTACTGTATCCTAGTCCTGTATCGTCACTGTGGCGTCTGTGTGCTGTCCTATGACTGAACGAGTAATAACGTTGTAACGTTGGC is a window of Lentibacillus daqui DNA encoding:
- a CDS encoding helix-turn-helix domain-containing protein, producing the protein MKVKITLKERLQERNIGQRQFSKMTGLSVRTINELVNNKTLRIPVRALERIAFVLEITNISELLTIVDDDKDDGNGV